The following are encoded together in the Candidatus Thorarchaeota archaeon genome:
- a CDS encoding type II toxin-antitoxin system ParD family antitoxin, which yields MKLVTLHVPNTYIEGLEKLVENNLYPNRSEAIRIAIRDLLKRELWG from the coding sequence ATGAAGCTTGTCACATTACATGTTCCTAACACCTACATTGAAGGCCTAGAGAAGCTCGTAGAGAACAACCTGTATCCGAACAGGTCTGAAGCAATCAGAATCGCAATCAGAGACCTCTTGAAGAGAGAGCTGTGGGGTTGA
- a CDS encoding acetate--CoA ligase family protein, translating to MRALFNPRSIAVVGASSTKGKLGNDVMRNLVDSGFDGRIYPINPSGGEMFGHKVYRRLSDISGDVDVAVIVVPAKAVLEVAEECGKKGVKALVVITAGFKEIGHDGLEAERKLVQIAEKYGMVVQGPNCLGIVNTNRPYNATFAAGTPAKGTIAFASQSGALMTGILDWSLMESIGFSKFVSLGNKAHLDESDFIEAFGDDPDSTFILLYIESVVDGRKFVEACRKVVPQKPIFVIKSGVSAAGARAASSHTGSLAGSDTAYDVAFKQCGVIRATSMASLFDVANVFDDMHLPAGNRVAIVTNAGGPGILTTDACEANGLVVTQLSPATVDLLKKSLPPAAAVYNPVDALGTALAEDYRLCTEAVLRDENVDAVIVLLTPQAMTEVTETARVLVETHQKYPEKPIVTVFMGGNSMVYPRIVLNEGRVPVFDFPERAVKALAELYKYVERRNSLRDESIPRFNVDKKRVQQVIESVRADGRRVLLGSEAHAIAEAYSIPTAKIRLATSSEEAKQIASEIGYPVVMKIASPDIIHKSDVGGIRVGLATPEDVEVAFQQILASCKANMPKAIIYGVEVQQMADKGRELIVGCSRDVQFGPLVMFGAGGIFVNYLKDVAFRLAPMTRSDVSEMIAETKMGTLLRGVRGEPPSDIKALEDTILKISQLVTDFPEIVELDINPLFGYEVSKGVVAVDVKITIGG from the coding sequence ATCAGAGCGCTCTTCAATCCCCGCTCCATCGCGGTTGTTGGCGCATCCTCAACAAAGGGCAAGCTTGGCAACGATGTGATGCGCAATCTTGTAGACAGTGGGTTTGATGGCAGGATATATCCCATAAACCCCAGTGGCGGCGAGATGTTTGGTCACAAGGTCTACAGGAGGCTGAGTGACATCTCTGGGGACGTTGATGTGGCCGTGATAGTCGTGCCGGCCAAGGCAGTCCTGGAGGTGGCGGAAGAGTGTGGTAAGAAGGGTGTGAAAGCTCTGGTTGTAATAACTGCGGGGTTCAAGGAGATTGGACATGATGGCCTAGAGGCTGAGCGGAAGCTGGTCCAGATTGCTGAGAAGTATGGCATGGTTGTCCAGGGTCCCAACTGTCTTGGCATAGTCAACACAAACCGTCCGTACAATGCAACTTTCGCAGCTGGTACTCCTGCGAAGGGAACAATCGCATTTGCTTCGCAGTCAGGTGCACTCATGACTGGTATTCTCGACTGGAGTCTCATGGAGAGCATTGGCTTCTCCAAGTTTGTCAGCCTGGGCAACAAGGCTCACCTTGACGAGTCTGACTTCATCGAGGCGTTTGGAGATGATCCTGACTCCACCTTCATACTGCTCTACATCGAGTCTGTCGTCGATGGACGGAAGTTTGTAGAAGCCTGCCGGAAAGTGGTGCCACAGAAGCCAATCTTCGTCATCAAGTCCGGAGTCAGTGCTGCTGGTGCCAGAGCTGCGTCTTCTCACACCGGCTCTCTGGCGGGGAGCGATACGGCATACGATGTTGCGTTCAAGCAGTGCGGTGTCATTCGGGCGACGAGCATGGCGAGCCTGTTCGATGTCGCAAATGTGTTCGATGACATGCATCTCCCTGCAGGTAACCGCGTCGCAATAGTCACAAATGCGGGAGGGCCCGGCATTCTCACCACTGACGCATGCGAAGCGAATGGACTGGTAGTGACCCAGCTCTCCCCGGCGACCGTAGACCTGCTCAAGAAGAGTCTGCCACCAGCTGCGGCAGTGTACAATCCTGTCGATGCACTTGGAACGGCCCTTGCAGAAGACTACAGACTATGCACTGAGGCTGTACTGAGAGATGAGAATGTAGATGCCGTCATAGTCCTCCTCACCCCTCAGGCAATGACGGAGGTGACCGAGACCGCTCGCGTGCTGGTCGAGACCCATCAGAAGTATCCCGAGAAGCCCATCGTGACTGTATTCATGGGTGGCAACTCGATGGTGTACCCGAGAATAGTCCTGAACGAGGGAAGGGTGCCTGTCTTTGACTTCCCTGAACGGGCAGTAAAGGCACTGGCTGAGCTATACAAGTACGTTGAGCGCCGAAACTCACTGCGAGATGAGAGCATTCCTCGCTTCAATGTGGACAAGAAGAGAGTGCAGCAGGTCATTGAGAGCGTCAGGGCTGACGGCCGCAGAGTCCTTTTGGGAAGCGAAGCTCATGCGATTGCGGAGGCCTACTCCATTCCAACTGCGAAGATTCGACTGGCCACCAGTTCGGAAGAGGCAAAGCAGATTGCCTCAGAGATAGGCTATCCTGTTGTGATGAAGATTGCGAGCCCTGACATCATCCACAAGAGCGATGTTGGTGGCATACGCGTTGGACTTGCCACGCCTGAGGATGTTGAGGTTGCGTTTCAACAGATACTGGCGAGCTGCAAGGCGAACATGCCAAAGGCAATCATATACGGCGTTGAGGTTCAGCAGATGGCTGACAAGGGTCGAGAACTGATCGTCGGTTGCTCTCGTGACGTTCAGTTTGGTCCTCTGGTAATGTTCGGAGCCGGAGGCATCTTCGTCAACTACCTGAAGGACGTCGCCTTCAGACTTGCACCCATGACGAGAAGCGACGTGTCCGAGATGATTGCGGAGACCAAGATGGGGACCCTGTTAAGAGGCGTGCGTGGCGAGCCCCCCAGTGACATCAAGGCCCTTGAGGACACCATCTTGAAGATCAGCCAACTGGTGACGGACTTTCCTGAGATTGTGGAACTTGACATCAACCCATTGTTTGGCTACGAGGTGTCGAAGGGAGTGGTTGCGGTGGACGTGAAGATCACTATTGGAGGTTAG
- a CDS encoding NAD-dependent epimerase/dehydratase family protein encodes MSTLKRVLVTGGAGFVGSHLVDRLAREYEVVVLDDLSTGLEENLSSHIESDDIVLVRGSILSRDDVQKALDGVSAVYHFAAQPDVRLSAVRPFWDFEINLMGSMVLLEAVREAGIQRFVFASSGGTVYGRATTLPTPESTLLRPVSNYGAAKSAFEMYLSSYSELYGLEAVSVRFGNIIGPRSTHGVIYDFYSRLKSDPRRLEVLGDGTQEKSYVCVHDAVDATVLLGQRAKEGFLPVNVSSGERLRVSRIAELVVDELGLGNTRIEYTGGRAGWQGDVVLTDLDVSLLKSFGWKPQVSLEDCIRMYIRWLRNTLGEVI; translated from the coding sequence ATATCTACCTTGAAACGCGTACTTGTGACAGGTGGCGCTGGATTCGTTGGCAGTCACCTAGTGGACAGGCTCGCCCGGGAGTATGAAGTGGTTGTTCTTGATGACCTGTCGACGGGACTTGAGGAGAATCTGAGTTCGCACATTGAGAGTGACGACATTGTCCTTGTAAGGGGCTCCATTCTGTCAAGGGATGATGTCCAGAAAGCACTTGACGGTGTGTCTGCTGTGTATCACTTTGCTGCTCAACCAGATGTACGGCTGAGTGCCGTTCGTCCGTTCTGGGACTTTGAGATCAATCTTATGGGCAGCATGGTTCTACTGGAAGCAGTCAGAGAGGCTGGCATCCAACGGTTTGTGTTCGCATCGTCCGGCGGTACGGTCTACGGCCGGGCGACAACCCTGCCCACTCCCGAGTCAACCCTGCTCCGTCCCGTCAGCAACTATGGAGCAGCCAAGAGTGCCTTTGAGATGTATCTCTCATCCTACTCCGAGCTGTATGGTCTAGAGGCCGTATCAGTGAGGTTCGGCAACATCATCGGTCCACGCTCGACGCACGGTGTGATATACGACTTCTACAGTAGGCTGAAGAGTGACCCCCGTCGTCTTGAGGTTCTTGGAGATGGTACTCAAGAGAAGAGCTATGTATGCGTCCATGACGCTGTCGATGCTACGGTCCTGCTTGGGCAGAGAGCAAAGGAGGGCTTCTTGCCTGTCAATGTGAGTTCCGGAGAACGTCTCAGGGTGTCCAGGATTGCCGAGCTCGTTGTTGATGAGCTGGGACTTGGGAACACCCGGATTGAGTACACAGGAGGAAGAGCGGGCTGGCAGGGTGATGTTGTCTTGACTGACCTCGATGTGTCACTGTTGAAGTCGTTTGGTTGGAAGCCTCAGGTCAGTCTTGAGGACTGTATCCGTATGTACATACGCTGGTTGAGAAACACTCTTGGTGAGGTCATATGA